The Ovis aries strain OAR_USU_Benz2616 breed Rambouillet chromosome 6, ARS-UI_Ramb_v3.0, whole genome shotgun sequence genome includes a window with the following:
- the LOC101120834 gene encoding cytochrome P450 2U1 isoform X1 — translation MASPGLPPPPTEDAPWPLRLLHAPPGLLRLDPTGGALLLLVLAALLGWSWLSRLPERGIPPGPAPWPVVGNFGFVLLPPFLRRKSWPYRRARNGGMNASGQGVQLLLSDLGRVYGNIFSFFIGHYLVVVLNDFHSVREALVQQAEVFSDRPRVPLTSIMTKGKGIVFARYGPVWKQQRKFSHSTLRHFGLGKLSLEPKIIEEFKYVKEEMQKHGETPFDPFPVVNNAVSNIICSLCFGRRFDYTNSEFKKMLNFMSRALEICLNTQLLLVNICSWLYYLPFGPFKELRQIEKDLTIFLKKIIKDHRESLDVENPQDFIDMYLLHVEEEKKNNSSSGFDEDYLFYIIGDLFIAGTDTTTNSLLWCLLYMSLHPNIQEKVHEEIARVVGADRAPSLTDKVRMPYTEATIMEVQRLSTVVPLSIPHMTSERTVLQGYTIPKGTIILPNLWSVHRDPAIWEKPNDFYPDRFLDDQGQLIKKETFIPFGIGKRVCMGEQLAKMELFLMFVSLMQSFTFVLPKDSKPILTGKYGLTLAPHPFNIIISKR, via the exons ATGGCCTCCCCCGGgcttcccccgccccccaccgagGACGCGCCCTGGCCTCTGCGCCTCCTGCACGCGCCCCCGGGGCTGCTGCGGCTGGACCCCACGGGCGGCGCGCTGCTGCTGCTCGTCCTCGCCGCGCTGCTGGGCTGGAGCTGGCTGTCGCGGCTCCCGGAGAGGGGCATCCCCCCGGGGCCCGCGCCCTGGCCCGTGGTGGGCAACTTCGGCTTCGTGCTGCTGCCGCCTTTTCTCCGAAGGAAGAGCTGGCCGTATCGCCGGGCGAGAAACGGAGGAATGAATGCCTCGGGCCAGGGCGTGCAGTTGCTCCTGAGCGACCTGGGCCGTGTGTACGGCAACATCTTTAGCTTCTTCATCGGCCACTACCTGGTGGTGGTCCTCAACGACTTCCACAGCGTGCGGGAGGCGCTGGTGCAGCAGGCCGAGGTCTTCAGCGACCGCCCGCGGGTGCCGCTCACCTCCATCATGACCAAGGGGAAGG GGATTGTATTTGCACGTTATGGTCCAGTCTGGAAACAACAGAGGAAGTTCTCTCATTCAACTCTTCGTCATTTTGGCTTGGGAAAGCTTAGCTTGGAGCCCAAGATTATCGAGGAGTTCAAATATGTGAAAGAGGAAATGCAAAAGCACGGAGAAACCCCTTTCGACCCTTTCCCCGTCGTCAACAACGCCGTCTCTAACATCATTTGCTCTTTGTGCTTTGGTCGGCGCTTTGATTACACCAATAGTGAATTTAAGAAAATGCTTAATTTTATGTCACGAGCATTAGAAATTTGTCTGAACACCCAGCTCCTCCTGGTCAACATATGCTCCTGGCTCTATTACCTTCCTTTTGGACCATTTAAGGAATTAAGACAGATTGAAAAGGATTTaaccattttccttaaaaaaatcatcaaagaCCATCGAGAGTCTTTGGATGTAGAGAACCCTCAGGACTTCATCGACATGTATCTTCTCCAtgtggaggaggagaagaaaaataatagcagtAGTGGTTTTGATGAAGATTACTTATTTTATATCATTGGCGATCTCTTCATTGCTGGCACAGATACCACAACGAACTCTTTGCTTTGGTGCCTCCTGTATATGTCACTGCACCCCAACATTCAAG aaAAGGTTCATGAAGAAATTGCAAGGGTCGTTGGTGCTGACCGCGCCCCCTCCCTCACTGACAAGGTGCGGATGCCCTACACAGAAGCCACCATCATGGAGGTGCAGAGGCTGAGCACCGTGGTGCCGCTCTCCATCCCTCACATGACCTCAGAGAGAACAG tgCTCCAAGGGTATACCATTCCTAAAGGCACAATAATATTACCCAACCTATGGTCAGTACACAGAGACCCAGCCATCTGGGAGAAACCAAATGATTTCTACCCTGATCGATTTCTGGATGATCAAGGACAACTTATTAAAAAGGAAACGTTTATTCCTTTCGGGATAG GGAAGCGAGTGTGTATGGGAGAGCAGCTGGCAAAGATGGAGCTGTTCCTGATGTTCGTGAGCCTAATGCAGAGTTTCACGTTTGTTTTGCCTAAGGACTCCAAACCAATCCTGACTGGGAAATATGGCCTAACTTTAGCCCCACATCCATTTAATATAATCATTTCAAAGAGATAA
- the LOC101120834 gene encoding cytochrome P450 2U1 isoform X2 translates to MASPGLPPPPTEDAPWPLRLLHAPPGLLRLDPTGGALLLLVLAALLGWSWLSRLPERGIPPGPAPWPVVGNFGFVLLPPFLRRKSWPYRRARNGGMNASGQGVQLLLSDLGRVYGNIFSFFIGHYLVVVLNDFHSVREALVQQAEVFSDRPRVPLTSIMTKGKGIVFARYGPVWKQQRKFSHSTLRHFGLGKLSLEPKIIEEFKYVKEEMQKHGETPFDPFPVVNNAVSNIICSLCFGRRFDYTNSEFKKMLNFMSRALEICLNTQLLLVNICSWLYYLPFGPFKELRQIEKDLTIFLKKIIKDHRESLDVENPQDFIDMYLLHVEEEKKNNSSSGFDEDYLFYIIGDLFIAGTDTTTNSLLWCLLYMSLHPNIQEKVHEEIARVVGADRAPSLTDKVRMPYTEATIMEVQRLSTVVPLSIPHMTSERTGKRVCMGEQLAKMELFLMFVSLMQSFTFVLPKDSKPILTGKYGLTLAPHPFNIIISKR, encoded by the exons ATGGCCTCCCCCGGgcttcccccgccccccaccgagGACGCGCCCTGGCCTCTGCGCCTCCTGCACGCGCCCCCGGGGCTGCTGCGGCTGGACCCCACGGGCGGCGCGCTGCTGCTGCTCGTCCTCGCCGCGCTGCTGGGCTGGAGCTGGCTGTCGCGGCTCCCGGAGAGGGGCATCCCCCCGGGGCCCGCGCCCTGGCCCGTGGTGGGCAACTTCGGCTTCGTGCTGCTGCCGCCTTTTCTCCGAAGGAAGAGCTGGCCGTATCGCCGGGCGAGAAACGGAGGAATGAATGCCTCGGGCCAGGGCGTGCAGTTGCTCCTGAGCGACCTGGGCCGTGTGTACGGCAACATCTTTAGCTTCTTCATCGGCCACTACCTGGTGGTGGTCCTCAACGACTTCCACAGCGTGCGGGAGGCGCTGGTGCAGCAGGCCGAGGTCTTCAGCGACCGCCCGCGGGTGCCGCTCACCTCCATCATGACCAAGGGGAAGG GGATTGTATTTGCACGTTATGGTCCAGTCTGGAAACAACAGAGGAAGTTCTCTCATTCAACTCTTCGTCATTTTGGCTTGGGAAAGCTTAGCTTGGAGCCCAAGATTATCGAGGAGTTCAAATATGTGAAAGAGGAAATGCAAAAGCACGGAGAAACCCCTTTCGACCCTTTCCCCGTCGTCAACAACGCCGTCTCTAACATCATTTGCTCTTTGTGCTTTGGTCGGCGCTTTGATTACACCAATAGTGAATTTAAGAAAATGCTTAATTTTATGTCACGAGCATTAGAAATTTGTCTGAACACCCAGCTCCTCCTGGTCAACATATGCTCCTGGCTCTATTACCTTCCTTTTGGACCATTTAAGGAATTAAGACAGATTGAAAAGGATTTaaccattttccttaaaaaaatcatcaaagaCCATCGAGAGTCTTTGGATGTAGAGAACCCTCAGGACTTCATCGACATGTATCTTCTCCAtgtggaggaggagaagaaaaataatagcagtAGTGGTTTTGATGAAGATTACTTATTTTATATCATTGGCGATCTCTTCATTGCTGGCACAGATACCACAACGAACTCTTTGCTTTGGTGCCTCCTGTATATGTCACTGCACCCCAACATTCAAG aaAAGGTTCATGAAGAAATTGCAAGGGTCGTTGGTGCTGACCGCGCCCCCTCCCTCACTGACAAGGTGCGGATGCCCTACACAGAAGCCACCATCATGGAGGTGCAGAGGCTGAGCACCGTGGTGCCGCTCTCCATCCCTCACATGACCTCAGAGAGAACAG GGAAGCGAGTGTGTATGGGAGAGCAGCTGGCAAAGATGGAGCTGTTCCTGATGTTCGTGAGCCTAATGCAGAGTTTCACGTTTGTTTTGCCTAAGGACTCCAAACCAATCCTGACTGGGAAATATGGCCTAACTTTAGCCCCACATCCATTTAATATAATCATTTCAAAGAGATAA